Proteins encoded together in one Ictidomys tridecemlineatus isolate mIctTri1 chromosome 3, mIctTri1.hap1, whole genome shotgun sequence window:
- the Ccdc182 gene encoding coiled-coil domain-containing protein 182, whose amino-acid sequence MDPLYQAGSILMKVNTLQGKKMVESGLQSGDLSLSQSWPSCLPLPADLEILQQKVIGMQLELEDFKKEALKAIHYLEDSFCEMNSILAQQGEQAARVKQRLREEEDRGIVRNKVLTFLLPREKQLREHCKWLEYMLLGRGRYTLGALRKSLVD is encoded by the coding sequence ATGGATCCACTCTATCAGGCTGGGTCCATCCTCATGAAGGTGAATACCTTACAAGGGAAGAAGATGGTAGAGAGCGGCCTCCAGTCCGGAGACCTCTCCCTCTCCCAGTCATGGCCCTCCTGCCTCCCACTGCCGGCTGACTTGGAGATCCTGCAGCAGAAGGTGATTGGGATGCAACTGGAGCTGGAGGACTTTAAGAAGGAGGCGCTGAAGGCCATCCACTACCTGGAAGATTCCTTCTGCGAGATGAATAGCATCCTGGCGCAGCAAGGGGAGCAGGCGGCCCGCGTGAAGCAgcggctgagggaggaggaggaccgGGGCATCGTGCGCAACAAGGTCCTCACCTTCCTGCTGCCTCGTGAGAAGCAGCTCCGGGAGCACTGCAAGTGGCTGGAGTACATGCTGCTGGGCAGGGGCCGCTACACGCTGGGTGCTCTCAGGAAGAGCCTGGTGGACTGA